The genomic segment AGCGACGACCGACGGAAGCACCGGGGCACTGCCGCCCCGCGCCCCCTCGGCCAGCGACTCCGACCACGACACCCCGGTGGCGGCCGGGGTCCAGGAAGCCGCCGCGCAGGCCATGGGGCGCGCCACCGACTTCCTGCTCTCCCTGCAGGACGCCCAGGGCTGGTGGAAGGGCGACCTGGAGACCAACGTCACCATGGACGCCGAGGACTTGCTGCTCCGTCAGTTCCTGGGCATCCGCGACGAGAAGACCACCCAGGCCGCCGCGCTCTTCATCAGAGGCGAGCAGCGGCCGGACGGAACCTGGGCCACCTTCCACGGCGGCCCGCCCGAACTCTCCGCCACCGTCGAGGCGTACGTCGCGCTGCGGCTGGCCGGCGACGACCCGGGCGAGCCGCACATGGCGCGGGCGTCCGCGTGGATCCGGGAGCGGGGCGGGATCGCCGCCGCCCGGGTGTTCACCCGGATCTGGCTGGCGTTGTTCGGCTGGTGGAAGTGGGACGACCTGCCGGCGATGCCGCCGGAGATCGTCTACTTCCCGAAGTGGATGCCGCTGAACATCTACGACTTCGGCTGCTGGGCACGCCAGACGATCGTGCCGCTGACCGTCGTCTCGGCCAAGCGTCCGGTGCGGCCCGCGCCGTTCCCGCTCGACGAGCTGCACACCGACCCCGGGCGACCGAACCCGACCAAGCCCCTTGATCCGCTGGGTAGTTGGGAAGGTGCCTTCCAGCGCCTCGACAAGGTCCTGCACGGCTACCACAAGGTGGCGCTGAAGCGGTTGCGCAGGGCCGCGATGAACAGCGCGGCCCGCTGGATCGTCGAGCGGCAGGAGAACGACGGCTGCTGGGGAGGCATCCAGCCCCCGGCCGTGTACTCGATCATCGCGCTGCACCTGCTCGGCTACGACCTCCGGCATCCCGTGATGCGGGCCGGGTTGGAGTCCCTCGACCGGTTCGCCGTGTGGCGTGAGGACGGGGCCCGGATGATCGAGGCGTGCCAGTCCCCGGTGTGGGACACCTGCCTCGCCACCATCGCGCTTGCCGACGCGGGCCTGCCCGCCGACCATCCCCAGCTCGTCAAGGCCGCCGACTGGATGCTCGGCGAGGAGATCGTCCGACCCGGCGACTGGTCGGTGAAACGGCCCCAACTTCCCCCGGGTGGCTGGGCGTTCGAGTTCCACAACGACAACTACCCTGACATCGACGACACCGCCGAGGTCGTCCTCGCGCTGCGCCGGGTCGGACACCACGACCCGGAGCGGGTGGAGAAGGCCGTCCGGCGCGGGGTGCGCTGGACCGTCGGCATGCAGTCGAGGAACGGGGCGTGGGGCGCCTTCGACGTCGACAACACCAGCCCGTTCCCCAACCGACTGCCGTTCTGCGACTTCGGCGAGGTCATCGACCCGCCGTCCGCCGACGTCACCGCGCACGTGGTGGAGATGCTCGCGGTCGAGGGCCTGTCCCGCGATCCGCGCACCCGGCGCGGCATCGAATGGCTGCTCGCCGAACAGAAGCCGAACGGCGCGTGGTTCGGCCGCTGGGGCGTCAACTACGTCTACGGCACCGGGTCGGTGGTCCCCGCGCTGGTCGCCGCCGGCCTGCCGGCCGCGCATCCGGCGATCCGCCGGGCCGTGGCCTGGCTGGAGACCGTGCAGAACGACGACGGCGGCTGGGGCGAGGACCTGCGCTCCTACCGTGACCCCGCCGAGTGGGGCGGCAAGGGCGCCTCCACCGCCTCCCAGACAGCCTGGGCGCTGCTCGCGCTGCTGGCGGCGGGGGAGCGGGACGCCAAGTCCACCGAGCGTGGCGTCGAGTGGCTGGCCCAGACCCAGCGGGAGGACGGGTCCTGGGACGAGCCGCACTTCACCGGGACCGGCTTCCCCTGGGACTTCTCGATCAACTACCACCTCTACCGGCAGGTCTTCCCGCTCACCGCGCTCGGCCGGTACGTGAACGGCGAGCCGGCCGTCCTGAAAGCCAAGGGAAGCTGATGAACACGCCCGCCGCCTCGGCCCCGCTGCTGATCGCCTGCGCGCTCGGCATCGAGCAGCTCGCCCTGCGCAGCGGCGACCGGGGCGGCGCCGGGGGGCCGGTCACCGTCCTGCGCACCGGCATGGGGCCACGGGCCGCCGAGCGGTCCGTCACCCGACTGCTCGCCGACCCGGGGCTGCGCGACGCGGCCGTGCTGGCCACCGGGTTCTGCGCCGGACTCGCCCCGGGCATGCATCCCGGCGACCTGGTCGTCGCCGAGGAGACCCGGGGGCCCGACGGCGTCGTCACACCCTGTGTGGGCACCGAACTGCTGGTCAAGGAGCTGGTGAGGGCCGTGCCCGGGCGTACGGTCCACACCGGCCCGCTCACCGGATCCGATCACGTCGTACGCGGTCAGGAACGGTCCGCCCTGTTCGCGACCGGCGCGCTCGCGGTCGACATGGAGTCCGCGGTCACGCTCCACTGCGCCGTGAGATCGGGCGGCCGCCCGGTTGCGGCCGTCCGGGTGGTCGTGGACGCTCCAGAACATGAACTGGTCCGGATCGGCACGGTACGCGGTGGAATATCAGCCTTCCGCGTCCTTCGTGCCGTCCTTCCCGCTTACTACGAATGGCACCGTTCCTTGCTGCTCCCCAGGAGGTGAGCCAGATGGCCATGCCGCTCCGCCAGTCCATCAAGGTGGCGACGTATCTCGCTGAACAGAAGCTCCGCAAGAGGGACAAGTTCCCGCTGATCGTCGAGCTGGAACCGCTCTACGCCTGCAATCTCAAGTGCGAGGGCTGCGGCAAGATCCAGCACCCGGCGGGCGTGCTCAAGCAGCGCATGCCGGTGGCGCAGGCTGTGGGCGCCGTCCTGGAGTCCGGTGCGCCGATGGTGTCGATCGCCGGGGGCGAGCCCCTGATGCACCCTCAGATCGACGAGATCGTGCGGCAGTTGGTGGCGAAGAAGAAGTACGTCTTCCTCTGCACCAACGCCATGCTGCTGCGCAAGAAGATGGACAAGTTCAAGCCCTCGCCGTACTTCGCGTTCGCCGTGCACATCGACGGGCTGCGGGAGCGGCACGACGAGTCGGTGGCGAAGGAAGGCGTGTTCGACGAGGCGGTGGCGGCCATCAAGGAGGCCAAGCGGCGCGGCTTCCGGGTGACCACCAACTCGACCTTCTTCAACACCGACACCCCGCAGACCATCATCGAGGTCCTCAACTACCTCAACGACGACCTCCAGGTCGACGAGATGATGATCTCGCCCGCCTACGCCTACGAGAAGGCGCCCGACCAGGAACACTTCCTCGGCGTCGAGCAGACCCGTGAGCTGTTCAAGAAGGCCTTCTCCGGCGGCAACCGGGGGCGCTGGCGGCTCAACCACTCGCCCCTGTTCCTCGACTTCCTGGAGGGCAAGGTCGACTTCCCGTGCACAGCGTGGGCGATCCCCAACTACTCGCTCTTCGGCTGGCAGCGGCCCTGCTACCTGATGAGCGACGGGTACGTCACGACGTACCGGGAGCTGATCGAGGACACCGACTGGGACGCGTACGGCCGGGGCAAGGACCCGCGCTGTGCCAACTGCATGGCGCACTGCGGTTACGAGCCGACCGCCGTCCTCGCCACCATGGGATCGCTGAAAGAGTCCCTGCGCGCGATGCGCGAGACCGTCTCCGGCAGCCACGGGAACCACGGGAAGCAGGGGTGATGTGATGACCGCCGTGTCGCTGGGCGTTCCGGAGATGCCCGTCCGACCGGTCGCGGAGCGCCGCCTCTCGCGGCGCATCCAGGTCGGTCCGGTGGCCGTGGGGGGCGGGGCCCCGGTGTCGGTGCAGTCCATGACGACGACCCGTACGTCGGACATCGGCGCCACCTTGCAGCAGATCGCCGAACTCACCGCGTCCGGCTGCCAGATCGTCCGCGTCGCCTGCCCCACGCAGGACGACGCGGACGCCCTCGCCACCATCGCCCGCAAGTCGCAGATCCCGGTGATCGCGGACATCCACTTCCAGCCGAAGTACGTGTTCGCGGCGATCGAGGCCGGCTGTGCGGCGGTGCGGGTGAACCCTGGCAACATCAAGCAGTTCGACGACAAGATCAAGGAGATCGCGCGGGCGGCGAAGGAACACGGGACCCCGATCCGGATCGGGGTCAACGCCGGCTCGCTCGACAAGCGGCTCCTGCAGAAGTACGGCAGGGCGACGCCCGAGGCGCTGGTCGAATCCGCGCTGTGGGAGGCGTCGCTGTTCGAGGAGCACGACTTCCGGGACATCAAGATCTCGGTCAAGCACAACGACCCGGTCGTGATGATCGAGGCGTACCGGCAGTTGGCGGCCCGGTGCGACTACCCGTTGCATCTGGGGGTGACCGAGGCCGGTCCGGCGTTCCAGGGCACGATCAAGTCCGCCGTGGCCTTCGGGGCGCTGCTCAGCGAGGGGATCGGCGACACGATCCGGGTCTCGCTGAGCGCCCCTCCCGTCGAGGAGATCAAGGTCGGCATCCAGATCCTGGAGTCGCTGAACCTGCGGCAACGGCGGCTGGAGATCGTCTCGTGCCCCTCGTGCGGACGGGCGCAGGTCGATGTGTACCGGCTGGCGGACGAGGTGACCGCCGGCCTCGAAGGCATGGAGGTGCCGTTGCGCGTGGCCGTCATGGGCTGCGTCGTCAACGGACCCGGGGAGGCGCGGGAGGCGGACCTGGGGGTCGCCTCCGGCAACGGCAAGGGGCAGATCTTCGTGAAGGGCGAGGTCATCAGGACCGTGCCCGAGTCGAAGATCGTGGAGACCCTCATCGACGAGGCGATGAAGATCGCCGAGCAGATGGAGAAGGACGGCGTCGCGTCGGGGGAGCCGGCGGTCACCGTGAGTTGACAACGGGCTGAGAGAGCACGGATCGAGAGGGGGCCCGACGTGACGATACTGGAGAGCATCCGGCAACCGCGCGACCTGAAGGCGCTGACCGAGGCGGAACTCGGTGAACTGGCCGAAGAGATCCGGGAGTTCCTGGTGCACGCGGTCGCCAGGACAGGTGGTCACCTGGGGCCCAATCTGGGGGTGGTGGAACTCTCCATCGCGCTCCACCGGGTCTTCGAGTCACCCGTCGACCGCATCGTCTGGGACACCGGTCATCAGAGCTATGTGCACAAGCTTCTGACAGGACGTCAGGACTTCTCCAAGCTGCGCGGCAAGGGCGGCCTGTCCGGCTACCCCTCGCGCGAGGAGTCCGAGCACGACATCGTCGAGAACAGCCACGCCTCCACCGCCCTCGGCTGGGCGGACGGCCTCGCCAAGGCCCGCCAGGTGCGGGGGGAGCAGGGCCATGTGGTCGCGGTCATCGGCGACGGCGCCCTGACCGGCGGCATGGCCTGGGAGGCGCTCAACAACATCGCGGCCGCCAAGGACCGGCCGCTGATCATCGTCGTCAACGACAACGAACGCTCGTACTCCCCGACCATAGGCGGCCTCGCCAACCACCTCGCGACCCTGCGCACCACCGACGGCTACGAGCAGGTCCTCGCCTGGGGCAAGGAGGTCCTGCTGCGCACCCCGGTCGTCGGCAGGGAGGTCTACGAGGCGCTGCACGGGGCGAAGAAGGGCTTCAAGGACGCCTTCGCGCCGCAGGGCATGTTCGAGGATCTGGGCCTGAAGTACGTCGGTCCGATCGACGGGCACGACACCAAGGCGGTCGAGTCGGCACTGCGCCGCGCCAAGCGCTTCCACGGGCCGGTCCTGGTGCACTGTCTGACGCAGAAGGGCCGCGGGTACGAGCCCGCGCTCGCCAACGAGGAGGACCACTTCCACACGGTCGGCGTCATGGACCCGCTGACCTGCGAGCCGCTCACCCCTGCCGGCGGACCCTCCTGGACGTCGGTCTTCGGCGACGAGATCGTACGCATCGGGGACGAGCGCGAGGACGTCGTGGCGATCACGGCGGCCATGCTGCACCCGGTGGGGCTCGGCAGGTTCGCGGAGAAGTTCCCGGACCGGGTGTGGGACGTGGGGATCGCCGAGCAGCACGCGGCGGTGTCGGCGGCCGGCCTCGCCACGGGCGGCCTCCACCCGGTCGTGGCGGTCTACGCGACCTTCCTCAACCGGGCCTTCGACCAACTGCTGATGGACGTGGCGCTGCACCGGTGCGGGGTCACCTTCGTCCTGGACCGGGCCGGTGTGACGGGTGTCGACGGAGCGTCGCACAACGGCATGTGGGACATGTCCATCCTCCAGGTCGTGCCGGGGCTGCGGATCGCCGCGCCCCGCGACGCCGACCAGCTGCGGGCCCAGCTGCGGGAGGCGGTCGCCGTGGACGACGCTCCCACGCTGATCCGGTTCCCGAAGGAGTCGGTGGGGCCGGAGATCCCGTCCCTGGAGCGGGTGGGCGGCATGGACGTCCTGCACCGCTCCCCGTCCTCGGAGTTCTCCCCGTCCTCCTCGGAGTCGTCTCCGACCTCGGCGTCCTCCCCGTCCCCGGACCGTCCGAAGGTGCTGCTGGTCGCCGTCGGCGTCATGGCCTCGGTGTGCCTGCAGGCCGCCGAGCTGCTTCAGGCGCGGGGCATCGGCTGCACCGTCGTCGACCCGCGCTGGGTCAAGCCGGTCGATCCGGCGCTGCCGTGGCTCGCCGACGAACACCGGCTGGTGGCCGTCGTGGAGGACAACAGCCGGGCGGCCGGGGTCGGTTCGGCGGTCGCACTGGCGTTGGGGGACGCCGAGGTCGACGTGCCCGTACGACGGTTCGGGATTCCGGAGCAGTTCCTCCCGCACGCCAAGCGCGGGGAAGTGCTGGCGGACATAGGTCTGACGCCGGTCGAGATCGCCGGACGGATCAGCGCGTGTCTGGCCGTCAAGGGCGAGCTCGCCGAGGACGACCTGTCCGAAGCCGTGCCTTCCGAGGGGACACCGTAAAATGACCACCGCGGAACCCGCCGCCGGTGCCGAGGAGTTCGACCTCGGCAGACTCCTGGCCGAGCGCGGCGCCGAGCGCTACGAACTCCACACCCGGCACCTCAACCACCAACTCCCGCGCATGCTGCACACCATCGGCTTCGACAAGGTCTACGAGCGGGCCGAGGGCGCGTACTTCTGGGACGCGGACGGCAACGACTACCTGGACATGCTCGCCGGGTTCGGGGTGATGGGGCTCGGCCGCCACCACCCCGTGGTCCGCAAGGCGCTGCACGACGTGCTCGACGCGCACCTCGCCGACCTGACCCGCTTCGACTGCCAGCCGCTGCCCGGGCTGCTCGCCGAGAAGCTGCTCGGCCACAGCCCGCACCTGGACCGGGTGTTCTTCGGCAACAGCGGCACGGAGGCAGTCGAGACCGCGCTGAAGTTCGCCCGGTACGCCACTGGCAGACCGCGCGTCCTGTACTGCGACCACGCCTTCCACGGGCTCACCACCGGCTCGCTCTCCGTGAACGGCGAGGACGGCTTCCGGGACGGCTTCGCACCGCTGCTGCCCGACACGGCCGTACCGCTCGGTGATCTCGACGCCCTGGCACGGGAGTTGAAGAAGGGGGACGTCGCCGCCCTCGTGGTCGAGCCCATCCAGGGCAAGGGCGTGCACGAGGCGCCGCCCGGCTATCTGCGCGCCGCCCAGGAGCTGCTGCACCGCCACAAGGCCCTGCTGATCGTCGACGAGGTGCAGACCGGGCTCGGGCGGACCGGGGACTTCTACGCCTATCAGCACGAGGACGGGGTCGAGCCGGACCTGGTGTGTGTGGCCAAGGCGCTCTCCGGCGGCTATGTCCCGGTCGGCGCGACCCTCGGCAAGGAGTGGATCTTCAAGAAGGTCTACTCGTCGATGGACCGCGTCCTCGTCCACTCGGCGAGCTTCGGCTCCAACGCCCAGGCCATGGCCGCCGGCCTCGCGGTTCTCTCGGTCATGGAGAACGAGGAGATCGTGGCCCATGCCCGGGCCACGGGGGATCTGCTGAAGGGCCGGCTCGCGGCACTGGTCGACAAGTACGAACTGCTCAGCGACGTACGCGGCCGGGGCCTGATGATCGGCATCGAGTTCGGCCGGCCCAAGTCGCTCAAGCTGCGCAGCCGTTGGGCGATGCTCCAGGCGGCCCGCAAGGGACTCTTCGCCCAGATGGTCGTCGTACCGCTGCTGCAGCGGCACCGCATCCTCACCCAGGTCTCCGGCGACCATCTGGAGGTGATCAAGCTGATCCCGCCGCTGGTCGTCGGGGAGCGGGAGGTGGACCGGTTCGTCGAGGCCTTCACCGAGGTGATGGACGACGCGCACAGCGGGGGCGGGCTGATGTGGGACTTCGGCAGGACGCTGGTGAAACAGGCGGTGGCCAACCGGTAGAGGGGCCTGTCGGGGAGCGACTCCGCGGGCACGGATGGCTTTGCCTCTGAGGCAAGAAATTTGCCGCAGAGGCAAACCTCCGGCTGAATGGAGGGCATGAGCCCCTCCGAGGGTACGGACCCTCCCGAGCCCCCGCTGAGCGGGGAGCTGCCCGCTGTCGCCCCGCAGTTGCGGGCCCTGCGGCGCAGGGCCGCCCTCACCCTGGAGGCCGCGGCCCGTGCCGCCGGGATGTCGCCCGCACACCTCTCCCGGTTGGAGACCGGGCAGCGCCAGCCCTCGCTGCCGATGCTGCTCGCGCTGGCCCGTATCTACGGTACGACCGTCTCCGAACTGCTCGGTGAGACCGTGGCCGAGCGGGACGCCGTGCTGCGCGCGCCCGACATGGAGCCCACCCGGGCCGGCGGCTGGACGTACTGGCAGGCGGGCGCGTCCGGGCGCGGGATGCAGGCGCTGCGCGTCCATGTGCCGTACGGCTCGCAGGGCGACATCGTGCGGGTGCATCCCGGCGAGGAGTGGCTCTACGTCCTCAAGGGGCGGCTGCGGCTGCGCCTCGGTGACACCGCGCATCTGCTGGCGCCGGGGGACAGCGCGCACTTCGACTCGCTGACCCCGCACCGCATCGCCGCCGCCGACCACGACGGCGCCGACCTCCTGTTCGTCCACACCCTTCTGCAGAGCCCGACCGCCGCGCTGTGCCTCGGGCCGATCACCCCCGGAGAGACCCCATGACCGACCTGGAAGAGAAGTTCCCCCGCGCCCTGTGGGTGCGGCTCATCATCTACATCGCGGTCGGCCATGTCTTCGCGGCCTTCGTCTACCTGCTGTTCGAGGTGGGCGCCAAGCAGTAGCCGTATGACCGGCGGGTCGGTACTCCGGGTCGGTCCTCCGGGTCGGTCCTCCGGGTCGGCCCTCTGCCGGTCGGGCAGGCGGCGCCCTAGTCGAGCAGGCGGTCGCGCAACCGGCTCCGGACCTCAGGAGTCACCTTCAGGCCCTTGTCCAGATAGGTGTCCACGTCGCCCCAGGTCTCGTCGATCGTTTCGAAGGCCGCCTGGAGGTATTCGGCGCGGGCGTCGAAGAGCGGGCTCAGCAGATCCATGACCTCCGGGGAGTACGCGCTCGCGTGGCTGCTGCTGCGGTGCACCTTGTAGCGGCGGTGCTTGGCGTTCGACTCCAGGTAGTCGGCGACGACGGCCTCGCGCTCGACGCCCAGGGCGAGGAGCGTGATGGCGATGGACAGGCCCGCGCGGTCCTTGCCCGCGGCGCAGTGCATCAGCACGGGCACACTGTCCTCGGCCACCGCGTGCAGCACCCGGGAGTGTTCGGCCGTGCGGTGCTTGATGATCGTCCGGTAGGAGGCGATCATCCGGCCGGCCCCCTTGCCGCCGTCCAGCAGAGCACGCAGCTGGTCCAGGTCGCCGTCGCGGACCATCTTCCAGAACTCGGCGCCGTCCGCCGGGTCGCTCAGCGGCAGGTTCACATTGAGCGTGCCGGGCAACTCGACGTCCGGGCCCTCCAGCTTCTGGTCGGCCGCGTTGCGGAAGTCGAAGATCGTGTGCAGGCCCAGGGAGGTCAGGAACGCGGTGTCCTCGTCGGTCGCGTGCGCGAGATGGCCACTGCGGAACAGCACCCCATGACGCACCCGGCGGCCGTCCACGGTCGGCAGACCGCCCACATCGCGGAAATTGCGCACTCCGGTCAGATCGGGCTCGGTCGACGGGATCTGCTGCGTCACTGGGGCTCCCTCCCATCCGTCCGTCGGCGCCGAACGTCGACGGGCACGCACTCGACACCGAGGCGCGCACTCGACGATACGACATGGGTGCGTACGCCAATGAGTTGTCCACAGGAGGCGCGGTGGAGCCCGTGGTGCTTGTCCACAGGCGGTTCGGCCGACGCGTCGGCAGTTGTCCACAGGCGACACCGAGCGCCTGCGGCGACCTGCGATGATGTTGAAGCCCGATCGCACCTGTTCGAACCTGTGGGGGCTTGATGTTGGAAATCGGCGCAGACAGCCGGACCTGGCTTCTCACGGGGCCCCGGAGCAGCTATGCCCTGCGGCTCACGGAGAACGACGAGCTGCTGCACCTGCACTGGGGTCCCCGGATCGCGCTCGCCGACGCCGAGGACTTGGCCGCCAGGCAGCAGCTGCCGTACTGGCCGTTCGAGGCCCCGGTCGACGGACACGAGGAGTACCCCGTCGAGGGCGGTCCCCGCTTCACCCGTCCCGCTCTCTCCGTGCGCACGGACGAGCGGCGCGGCACCGAGTGGACCTTCCAGGCGTACGAGGCCGAAGGCGACGAGCTGCGGCTGCGGTTCACCGACGGCGGACTCGGGATCACGCTGCACTACCGGATGCGCGACGACGTGGTCGAGCGCTGGGTGACCCTCGCCAACGAAGGGCCGGCGGTGGAGCTGCTGCGGGCCGACTCGGCGACCTGGACGCTGCCGCCGCGCGCGGAGGAGGCCTGGCGGCTGTCCCAGCTGCACGGGCGGTGGGCGGCCGAGTCCCGGCTGGTGCACGGGGACCTCACGTACGGCGAGAAGGTCATCGGCAGCCGGCGCGGGCACACCGGGCACCAGCACCTGCCCTGGGTCGCCCTGGACACCGACGCCACCGAGGAGCGCGGCGAGGTCTACGGCTGTGCCCTCGGCTGGTCGGGGTCCTGGCGGATCGCGGTCGCCCAACTCCCGGACGCGCGCGTGCAGATCACCGGCGGCGCCGGATACGACGAGTCCGGTCTGCTGCGGCTGGAGACGGGCGGGACGTTCACGACGCCCGTCTTCGCCGGCCTGTGGAGCGACGGCGGCTTCGGCGGGGCGAGCCGTGCCTGGCACACGTATCAGCGGACGTACGTCATCCCGGACGCGGAGCAGGACCGGCCGGTGCTCTTCAACTCCTGGGAGGCCACCGAGTTCGACATCTCCGAGGAACAGCAGGGGACGCTCGCGCGGCGGGCGGCAGCCATCGGGGTCGAGCTGTTCGTCGTGGACGACGGCTGGTTCGGGGCGCGCACCAGTGACCGGGCCGGCCTCGGCGACTGGACGCCCAACCCGGACCGCTTCCCGAAGGGGCTGAAGCCGCTCGCCGACTACGTGCATGCCCTCGGGATGCAATTCGGCATCTGGGTCGAGCCCGAGATGATCAACCCGGACAGCGAGCTGTACCGGGCGCACCCCGAATGGGCGCAGTACCAACCGGGGCGAAAGCGGACGGAGCTGCGTAATCAGCTCGTCCTCAATCTCGCGCGCGAGGACGTCCAGGAATACCTCTGGGAGCGGCTCGACGCACTCCTGTCCAGCGCGCCGATCGACTATGTGAAGTGGGACTTCAATCGCTGCTTCACGGACGCCGGCTGGCCCGGTGAGCCGTATCCGCAGAAGCTGTGGGTCGAGCACGTGCACGCCTTCTACGCCCTGCTGGACCGGCTGCGGGCCGCGCACCCCGGGGTGGCGTTCGAGTCGTGCTCGGGTGGCGGCGGCCGTATCGACCTCGGAGTGATGGCGCGGACGGACCAGGTGTGGACGTCCGACAACACCGACCCGCTGGACCGGCTCGCCATCCAGCACGGCTTCAGTCAGGTCCACCCGGCCCGGATCATGGCCGCGTGGGTCACCGACAGCCCGAACAACCAGCTCAACGGCCGGGTCAGCTCGCTGCGGTTCCGGTTCGTCAGCGCCATGGCGGGTGTGCTGGGCGTCGGCGGCGACCTCACCGAGTGGACGGAGGAGGAGCTGGCCGAGGCGCGGGGCTGGGTCGAGCTGTACAAGGAGATCCGGCCGGTCGTGCAGCGCGGCGACCTCTACCGGCTGCGGCCGCCGACGGGCGGGCTGAGTGCCGTGCAGTACGTCCACGGTGACGAGGTCGTCGTCCTGGCCTGGCTCCAGGCCCAGCACTACGGCGAGCCGCTCGCCCCGCTCCGC from the Streptomyces sp. NBC_00310 genome contains:
- the shc gene encoding squalene--hopene cyclase; its protein translation is MTATTDGSTGALPPRAPSASDSDHDTPVAAGVQEAAAQAMGRATDFLLSLQDAQGWWKGDLETNVTMDAEDLLLRQFLGIRDEKTTQAAALFIRGEQRPDGTWATFHGGPPELSATVEAYVALRLAGDDPGEPHMARASAWIRERGGIAAARVFTRIWLALFGWWKWDDLPAMPPEIVYFPKWMPLNIYDFGCWARQTIVPLTVVSAKRPVRPAPFPLDELHTDPGRPNPTKPLDPLGSWEGAFQRLDKVLHGYHKVALKRLRRAAMNSAARWIVERQENDGCWGGIQPPAVYSIIALHLLGYDLRHPVMRAGLESLDRFAVWREDGARMIEACQSPVWDTCLATIALADAGLPADHPQLVKAADWMLGEEIVRPGDWSVKRPQLPPGGWAFEFHNDNYPDIDDTAEVVLALRRVGHHDPERVEKAVRRGVRWTVGMQSRNGAWGAFDVDNTSPFPNRLPFCDFGEVIDPPSADVTAHVVEMLAVEGLSRDPRTRRGIEWLLAEQKPNGAWFGRWGVNYVYGTGSVVPALVAAGLPAAHPAIRRAVAWLETVQNDDGGWGEDLRSYRDPAEWGGKGASTASQTAWALLALLAAGERDAKSTERGVEWLAQTQREDGSWDEPHFTGTGFPWDFSINYHLYRQVFPLTALGRYVNGEPAVLKAKGS
- a CDS encoding phosphorylase family protein; amino-acid sequence: MNTPAASAPLLIACALGIEQLALRSGDRGGAGGPVTVLRTGMGPRAAERSVTRLLADPGLRDAAVLATGFCAGLAPGMHPGDLVVAEETRGPDGVVTPCVGTELLVKELVRAVPGRTVHTGPLTGSDHVVRGQERSALFATGALAVDMESAVTLHCAVRSGGRPVAAVRVVVDAPEHELVRIGTVRGGISAFRVLRAVLPAYYEWHRSLLLPRR
- the hpnH gene encoding adenosyl-hopene transferase HpnH, coding for MAMPLRQSIKVATYLAEQKLRKRDKFPLIVELEPLYACNLKCEGCGKIQHPAGVLKQRMPVAQAVGAVLESGAPMVSIAGGEPLMHPQIDEIVRQLVAKKKYVFLCTNAMLLRKKMDKFKPSPYFAFAVHIDGLRERHDESVAKEGVFDEAVAAIKEAKRRGFRVTTNSTFFNTDTPQTIIEVLNYLNDDLQVDEMMISPAYAYEKAPDQEHFLGVEQTRELFKKAFSGGNRGRWRLNHSPLFLDFLEGKVDFPCTAWAIPNYSLFGWQRPCYLMSDGYVTTYRELIEDTDWDAYGRGKDPRCANCMAHCGYEPTAVLATMGSLKESLRAMRETVSGSHGNHGKQG
- the ispG gene encoding flavodoxin-dependent (E)-4-hydroxy-3-methylbut-2-enyl-diphosphate synthase, with amino-acid sequence MTAVSLGVPEMPVRPVAERRLSRRIQVGPVAVGGGAPVSVQSMTTTRTSDIGATLQQIAELTASGCQIVRVACPTQDDADALATIARKSQIPVIADIHFQPKYVFAAIEAGCAAVRVNPGNIKQFDDKIKEIARAAKEHGTPIRIGVNAGSLDKRLLQKYGRATPEALVESALWEASLFEEHDFRDIKISVKHNDPVVMIEAYRQLAARCDYPLHLGVTEAGPAFQGTIKSAVAFGALLSEGIGDTIRVSLSAPPVEEIKVGIQILESLNLRQRRLEIVSCPSCGRAQVDVYRLADEVTAGLEGMEVPLRVAVMGCVVNGPGEAREADLGVASGNGKGQIFVKGEVIRTVPESKIVETLIDEAMKIAEQMEKDGVASGEPAVTVS
- the dxs gene encoding 1-deoxy-D-xylulose-5-phosphate synthase codes for the protein MTILESIRQPRDLKALTEAELGELAEEIREFLVHAVARTGGHLGPNLGVVELSIALHRVFESPVDRIVWDTGHQSYVHKLLTGRQDFSKLRGKGGLSGYPSREESEHDIVENSHASTALGWADGLAKARQVRGEQGHVVAVIGDGALTGGMAWEALNNIAAAKDRPLIIVVNDNERSYSPTIGGLANHLATLRTTDGYEQVLAWGKEVLLRTPVVGREVYEALHGAKKGFKDAFAPQGMFEDLGLKYVGPIDGHDTKAVESALRRAKRFHGPVLVHCLTQKGRGYEPALANEEDHFHTVGVMDPLTCEPLTPAGGPSWTSVFGDEIVRIGDEREDVVAITAAMLHPVGLGRFAEKFPDRVWDVGIAEQHAAVSAAGLATGGLHPVVAVYATFLNRAFDQLLMDVALHRCGVTFVLDRAGVTGVDGASHNGMWDMSILQVVPGLRIAAPRDADQLRAQLREAVAVDDAPTLIRFPKESVGPEIPSLERVGGMDVLHRSPSSEFSPSSSESSPTSASSPSPDRPKVLLVAVGVMASVCLQAAELLQARGIGCTVVDPRWVKPVDPALPWLADEHRLVAVVEDNSRAAGVGSAVALALGDAEVDVPVRRFGIPEQFLPHAKRGEVLADIGLTPVEIAGRISACLAVKGELAEDDLSEAVPSEGTP
- a CDS encoding aspartate aminotransferase family protein — its product is MTTAEPAAGAEEFDLGRLLAERGAERYELHTRHLNHQLPRMLHTIGFDKVYERAEGAYFWDADGNDYLDMLAGFGVMGLGRHHPVVRKALHDVLDAHLADLTRFDCQPLPGLLAEKLLGHSPHLDRVFFGNSGTEAVETALKFARYATGRPRVLYCDHAFHGLTTGSLSVNGEDGFRDGFAPLLPDTAVPLGDLDALARELKKGDVAALVVEPIQGKGVHEAPPGYLRAAQELLHRHKALLIVDEVQTGLGRTGDFYAYQHEDGVEPDLVCVAKALSGGYVPVGATLGKEWIFKKVYSSMDRVLVHSASFGSNAQAMAAGLAVLSVMENEEIVAHARATGDLLKGRLAALVDKYELLSDVRGRGLMIGIEFGRPKSLKLRSRWAMLQAARKGLFAQMVVVPLLQRHRILTQVSGDHLEVIKLIPPLVVGEREVDRFVEAFTEVMDDAHSGGGLMWDFGRTLVKQAVANR
- a CDS encoding helix-turn-helix domain-containing protein, which translates into the protein MSPSEGTDPPEPPLSGELPAVAPQLRALRRRAALTLEAAARAAGMSPAHLSRLETGQRQPSLPMLLALARIYGTTVSELLGETVAERDAVLRAPDMEPTRAGGWTYWQAGASGRGMQALRVHVPYGSQGDIVRVHPGEEWLYVLKGRLRLRLGDTAHLLAPGDSAHFDSLTPHRIAAADHDGADLLFVHTLLQSPTAALCLGPITPGETP
- a CDS encoding DUF6126 family protein, whose translation is MTDLEEKFPRALWVRLIIYIAVGHVFAAFVYLLFEVGAKQ